From Acropora muricata isolate sample 2 chromosome 14, ASM3666990v1, whole genome shotgun sequence, one genomic window encodes:
- the LOC136899522 gene encoding uncharacterized protein, with product MFRTPSNILVVGPSGSGKTVFVSELLKEPHRYFRPVPKRVHYCYGAMQPLLQTLRDKYKVGLHEGLPTTTDLTKWFGNDGGILVLDDLMAEGGNDKQVLDLFTKHSHHRNITVIYLCQDMFPREKYAKTINRQAHYIVAFKSPRDKLGLKNLLLQAFPTRWKDVMDVFDRATRRPFGYIMLDLHPASDDRMRVFADLLHKEGITKGYRIKEVDENGSTRAT from the coding sequence ATGTTTCGCACCCCATCCAACATTTTGGTGGTCGGTCCCTCGGGGAGCGGCAAGACCGTGTTCGTGTcggaattgttgaaagaacccCATCGGTATTTTCGACCCGTGCCTAAACGTGTGCATTATTGTTATGGGGCCATGCAACCGTTATTGCAAACATTGCGCGACAAGTACAAGGTCGGACTGCACGAAGGGTTACCTACTACGACCGATCTGACAAAGTGGTTTGGGAACGACGGTGGGATCTTGGTCTTGGACGATCTGATGGCCGAAGGGGGGAACGACAAACAAGTGTTGGATCTATTCACCAAACATTCGCATCATCGGAACATCACGGTGATTTACTTGTGTCAAGACATGTTTCCGCGCGAAAAATATGCCAAGACCATCAATCGTCAAGCGCATTACATCGTGGCCTTCAAGAGCCCTCGCGATAAATTGGGTCTGAAGAATTTACTCTTGCAAGCGTTTCCGACTCGATGGAAAGACGTGATGGACGTCTTTGACAGAGCCACGCGACGACCGTTTGGGTACATCATGTTGGATTTACATCCGGCGTCGGACGATCGCATGCGCGTGTTTGCGGATCTGCTACATAAAGAGGGTATCACGAAAGGTTACCGCATAAAAGAGGTCGACGAGAATGGCTCGACGCGAGCAACGTGA
- the LOC136897896 gene encoding uncharacterized protein F54H12.2-like, giving the protein MQAHNLSARVMSPELQVFQVPKTDTSMLGVRFTQVRPVTTGTNPMEFLIPATETFLDLGRSYFEMEVQIKTSANANTAYNTVMYPVTNLAHSMIKQLSVHVNGVLLEPQTDHYHYKAFFQTILNNSRNDGETSLHPQGWYNDFDLPALLTADAVDKTHNDYKELTETQKRGVAAMKNLGLQFTGGKFYTMFFVPNSPLFYTGKLLVPMQEVSIKMYFNDPSVFMLSPAASDAAAIKAKALSDESIKITLNLCQVTVAPSIYRQIKAARTRSTARYPLHASKIRTFSMANGLTDFDQDQLFTNRVPVRVLVGLLHNSAFNGAYRRSPFAFEKFGLTLIRMTINGEEYPYKNALELVHNDGSKDNFGYRRLLETMASYQTGEAPMILPEMWGQTVRLDDDADAVVNASGNVTLFAFNFTPDGRPTAPTFHPPQSGNVRLQFKLNASAGHAITVLIYAEFENVMEIDNNNGVLYNDDS; this is encoded by the coding sequence ATGCAAGCCCATAACTTATCGGCGCGGGTCATGAGCCCCGAATTGCAAGTGTTCCAAGTCCCCAAGACGGACACTTCCATGTTGGGGGTCCGGTTCACCCAAGTGCGACCGGTGACCACTGGCACCAATCCGATGGAATTTTTGATCCCGGCCACCGAAACCTTCCTGGATTTGGGTCgaagttattttgaaatggaagTCCAGATCAAGACCAGCGCGAACGCCAACACGGCGTACAACACGGTCATGTATCCCGTGACCAATTTGGCGCATTCCATGATCAAACAGTTATCCGTTCACGTCAATGGTGTACTCTTGGAACCCCAGAcggatcattatcattacaaagCCTTCTTCCAGACCATCTTGAACAACAGTCGGAACGATGGGGAGACCAGTCTGCATCCACAAGGCTGGTACAACGATTTCGATTTACCAGCACTTTTGACGGCCGACGCGGTCGATAAGACGCACAATGACTACAAGGAATTGACAGAAACTCAAAAAAGAGGCGTAGCCGCCATGAAAAACTTGGGGTTGCAGTTTACTGGGGGTAAATTCTATACGATGTTCTTCGTCCCCAATTCACCATTGTTCTATACTGGCAAGTTATTGGTCCCTATGCAAGAAGTGTCCATCAAGATGTACTTCAATGACCCAAGTGTCTTCATGCTAAGTCCAGCCGCTTCGGACGCTGCAGCCATCAAAGCCAAAGCCTTGAGCGACGAATCCATCAAGATCACCTTGAACCTGTGTCAGGTGACCGTCGCACCGTCCATCTACAGACAAATTAAGGCAGCTAGAACGAGATCGACGGCCAGGTACCCATTGCATGCCTCCAAGATCCGGACATTTTCCATGGCCAATGGATTAACAGACTTTGACCAAGATCAATTGTTCACCAATCGCGTCCCCGTACGCGTTTTGGTAGGATTGTTACACAACAGTGCTTTCAATGGAGCGTACAGACGCAGTccctttgcctttgaaaagtttgGCCTGACGTTGATCAGGATGACCATCAATGGAGAAGAATACCCTTACAAGAATGCCCTGGAATTAGTGCACAACGATGGATCCAAAGATAATTTTGGGTACAGacgtttattggaaaccatGGCGTCGTATCAGACGGGAGAAGCCCCCATGATACTACCAGAAATGTGGGGTCAGACTGTTAGACTGGATGATGATGCAGATGCCGTCGTGAATGCCTCCGGGAACGTGACGCTGTTTGCGTTCAATTTCACCCCAGACGGTCGACCCACCGCACCTACCTTCCATCCCCCTCAGAGCGGGAACGTGCGTTTACAGTTTAAACTGAATGCCTCAGCCGGCCATGCCATCACAGTGTTGATCTAtgctgaatttgaaaatgtcatggaaatcgATAATAACAACGGTGTGTTGTACAACGACGACAGTTGA